A single Providencia manganoxydans DNA region contains:
- the pncB gene encoding nicotinate phosphoribosyltransferase yields the protein MNLDATPIITSLLDTDAYKLHMQQAVFHHYSQVPVVAEFRCRSSEILGTYANEIRQQVQLMADLSLTKEEFHYLSSLPFFKEDYLTWLKQFHFKPEQVDISTTDDGQLAIRISGPWVEVIMWEVPLLALVSEIVQRDRHPQITADDAVKQLKKLLTVFYSQAEEDHIDLSRFKLMDFGTRRRFSYDVQSAIVSVLKKEFPYLVGTSNYKLAHELGLSPVGTQAHEWFQAHQQISPELANSQIAALQSWLDEYPDQLGIALTDCITMDAFLRDFDADFAKRYQGLRHDSGDPIEWGEKAIAHYEKLGIDPMSKTLVFSDSLDLQKSLELYRYFHKRINLVFGIGTRLTCNIPGVIPLNIVIKLVECNGKPVAKLSDSPGKTICEDDEFVNQLRKAFDLPKMEKAC from the coding sequence ATGAATCTAGACGCTACCCCGATTATTACATCACTGCTCGACACTGATGCTTATAAGCTTCATATGCAGCAGGCCGTGTTTCACCATTACAGCCAAGTTCCGGTTGTTGCCGAGTTCCGTTGCCGTAGTAGTGAAATTTTAGGCACCTATGCCAATGAAATCCGCCAACAAGTGCAATTAATGGCAGACCTCTCCCTAACCAAGGAAGAGTTCCATTACTTAAGTAGCCTACCTTTCTTTAAAGAGGACTACCTCACATGGCTGAAACAATTCCATTTCAAACCAGAGCAAGTCGATATCTCGACCACTGATGATGGGCAATTAGCTATTCGCATCAGTGGACCATGGGTCGAAGTGATTATGTGGGAAGTTCCCCTACTAGCTCTCGTCAGTGAAATTGTTCAACGCGATAGACATCCGCAAATTACTGCGGATGATGCTGTAAAACAGCTAAAAAAATTACTTACAGTGTTTTATAGCCAAGCGGAAGAGGATCATATCGACCTCAGCCGTTTCAAATTAATGGACTTTGGCACCCGTCGTCGTTTTTCATATGATGTACAATCCGCGATCGTGTCTGTGCTCAAAAAGGAATTCCCTTACCTTGTTGGAACAAGCAACTATAAGTTAGCTCATGAACTTGGACTCTCCCCTGTCGGGACACAAGCACATGAATGGTTCCAAGCTCACCAACAAATTAGCCCTGAGTTAGCCAATAGCCAAATAGCAGCTTTACAAAGCTGGCTTGATGAATATCCAGATCAACTTGGTATTGCTTTAACCGATTGTATCACCATGGATGCGTTCTTGCGCGATTTTGATGCCGATTTTGCGAAGCGCTACCAAGGATTACGCCATGATTCAGGTGATCCTATTGAATGGGGAGAAAAAGCGATTGCCCATTATGAAAAATTGGGTATCGATCCAATGAGCAAAACCTTGGTATTTTCCGATAGCCTTGATCTGCAAAAATCCTTAGAGCTTTATCGTTATTTCCACAAACGCATCAATCTGGTGTTTGGTATTGGTACGCGATTAACCTGCAATATACCCGGCGTTATTCCATTGAATATCGTCATTAAATTGGTTGAGTGTAATGGCAAACCCGTCGCTAAACTTTCTGATAGCCCGGGTAAAACCATTTGTGAAGATGATGAGTTCGTCAATCAGCTACGTAAAGCATTTGACCTACCAAAAATGGAAAAAGCCTGTTAA
- the asnS gene encoding asparagine--tRNA ligase yields MIVAPVVDVLQGRVAVGSEVTVQGWVRTRRDSNAGFSFLAVYDGSCFNPLQAVINNNLSNYNDEVLHLTTGCSVEVTGIVKESPGQGQSFEMDATAVKVVGWVEDPDTYPMAAKRHSVEYLRETAHLRPRTNLIGAVARVRHTLAQALHRFFDEQGYFWVSTPIITASDTEGAGEMFRVSTLDYNNLPRNDKGEVDFSEDFFGKEAFLTVSGQLNGEAYATALSKVYTFGPTFRAENSNTSRHLAEFWMVEPEVAFANLDDVAGLAEQMLKFVFKAALDERRDDLEFFAQRVDKEVINRLESFVSSDFAQVDYTDAIKILENCGQKFENPVYWGVDMSSEHERYLAEQHFKAPVVVKNYPKDIKAFYMRLNEDGKTVAAMDVLAPGIGEIIGGSQREERLDMLDARLAEMGMNKEDYWWYRDLRRYGTVPHSGFGLGFERLVAYVTGVGNVREVIPFPRTPRNAAF; encoded by the coding sequence ATGATCGTAGCGCCTGTAGTCGATGTACTGCAAGGCCGTGTGGCGGTTGGCTCTGAAGTCACCGTTCAAGGCTGGGTACGTACAAGGAGAGATTCAAATGCTGGTTTTTCTTTCCTCGCCGTTTATGACGGTTCCTGCTTCAATCCATTACAGGCTGTCATCAATAATAATTTATCCAATTATAACGACGAAGTACTGCATTTAACGACAGGTTGTTCTGTTGAGGTCACGGGGATCGTCAAAGAGTCACCAGGCCAAGGCCAATCTTTTGAAATGGATGCAACCGCAGTGAAGGTAGTGGGTTGGGTTGAAGATCCTGACACATACCCAATGGCAGCAAAACGTCATAGCGTTGAATACCTTCGTGAAACAGCACATTTACGCCCACGTACTAACTTAATCGGCGCTGTTGCTCGTGTTCGTCACACCCTTGCACAAGCATTGCATCGTTTCTTTGATGAACAAGGCTATTTTTGGGTTTCAACCCCAATAATTACCGCATCAGATACCGAAGGCGCAGGTGAAATGTTCCGCGTTTCAACGCTGGACTATAACAACCTGCCACGTAACGATAAAGGCGAAGTTGATTTCAGTGAGGACTTTTTCGGCAAAGAAGCGTTCTTAACGGTATCAGGTCAGCTGAACGGTGAAGCTTATGCAACTGCACTGAGCAAAGTTTATACTTTCGGCCCTACCTTCCGCGCGGAAAACTCCAATACTAGCCGTCACTTGGCTGAGTTTTGGATGGTTGAGCCTGAAGTTGCATTTGCTAACCTTGATGATGTCGCGGGTCTCGCTGAGCAAATGCTGAAGTTTGTCTTCAAAGCTGCGCTGGATGAACGTCGTGATGACCTAGAGTTCTTTGCTCAACGTGTTGATAAAGAAGTTATCAATCGCTTAGAAAGCTTTGTAAGCTCAGATTTTGCTCAAGTAGACTACACTGATGCCATCAAGATCTTAGAAAATTGTGGCCAGAAATTTGAAAACCCAGTTTACTGGGGCGTCGATATGTCTTCCGAACACGAGCGCTATTTAGCTGAGCAACACTTTAAAGCGCCTGTTGTCGTTAAAAACTACCCGAAAGATATTAAAGCTTTCTATATGCGTCTTAACGAAGATGGCAAAACCGTGGCAGCAATGGACGTTCTGGCACCGGGTATTGGTGAAATCATCGGTGGCTCACAACGTGAGGAGCGCCTTGATATGTTAGATGCACGCCTTGCTGAGATGGGTATGAATAAAGAAGATTACTGGTGGTACCGTGATCTGCGCCGTTACGGCACCGTGCCTCATTCAGGTTTCGGTCTTGGTTTTGAACGCTTAGTGGCTTATGTCACTGGTGTAGGTAACGTTCGTGAAGTGATCCCATTCCCACGTACCCCAAGAAATGCTGCATTCTAA
- a CDS encoding porin, with protein sequence MMKRNILAMVIPALLAAGAANAAEVYNKDGNKLDVYGKVDVRHYFASADKGKKSEDGDDSRVRLGVKGDTQITDQLTGFGRFEWETKTNKSESNNENKNRLAYAGLKFADFGSIDYGRNYGVVYDTNAWTDVFPLWGADTMAQTDNFMTSRNRNLLTYRNNNAFGYVDGLSFALQYQGKNGDNNKSGAGMAKDNGDGFGLSTAYDLGWGVTLGGGYSSSSRTPSQQAGSVTTGTGTSAKTYYSATGDRAQAWNVGGKFDANNVYLAAMYGQTQNTSRYGDLDLIANKTENVELVAQYLFDFGLKPSIGYNQSKGKNLGNGYNNQDLVKYISVGSYYYFNKNMSAVVDYKINLLKDNDFTKEYGINTDNVVGLGLVYQF encoded by the coding sequence ATGATGAAACGCAATATTCTTGCAATGGTTATCCCAGCTCTGTTGGCTGCCGGCGCAGCAAACGCAGCTGAAGTATACAACAAAGATGGCAACAAATTAGACGTTTACGGTAAAGTTGACGTTCGTCACTATTTTGCTTCTGCTGACAAAGGCAAGAAAAGCGAAGATGGCGACGATTCACGTGTTCGTTTAGGTGTTAAAGGTGACACTCAAATCACTGACCAACTGACTGGTTTCGGTCGTTTCGAGTGGGAAACTAAGACTAACAAGTCTGAAAGCAACAACGAAAACAAAAACCGTCTAGCATATGCTGGTTTGAAATTTGCTGACTTCGGTTCAATCGACTACGGCCGTAACTACGGTGTTGTCTATGACACCAACGCATGGACCGACGTATTCCCACTGTGGGGCGCGGACACTATGGCTCAGACTGACAACTTCATGACTAGCCGTAACCGTAACCTGTTAACTTACCGTAACAACAATGCTTTCGGTTATGTTGATGGCCTGAGCTTTGCTCTGCAATATCAAGGTAAAAACGGCGACAACAACAAGTCTGGCGCTGGTATGGCTAAAGACAACGGCGACGGTTTCGGTTTGTCTACCGCTTATGACTTAGGTTGGGGTGTAACACTGGGTGGTGGTTACTCAAGTTCTTCTCGTACTCCAAGCCAACAAGCAGGTTCAGTAACTACCGGTACTGGTACTAGCGCAAAAACTTACTACAGTGCAACGGGTGATCGTGCTCAAGCATGGAACGTTGGTGGTAAATTCGACGCTAACAACGTTTACTTAGCAGCTATGTATGGCCAAACTCAGAATACATCTCGCTACGGTGACCTAGATCTGATCGCTAACAAAACTGAAAACGTTGAATTGGTGGCTCAGTACCTGTTCGACTTCGGTCTGAAACCATCTATCGGTTATAACCAATCTAAAGGTAAAAACTTAGGTAACGGTTACAACAACCAAGACCTAGTTAAATATATTTCTGTTGGTTCTTACTACTACTTCAACAAAAATATGTCTGCAGTTGTTGATTACAAAATTAACCTGCTGAAAGACAATGACTTCACTAAAGAATACGGCATCAATACTGACAACGTCGTTGGTCTGGGCCTAGTCTACCAATTCTAA
- a CDS encoding amino acid aminotransferase, whose protein sequence is MFEKITAAPADPILGLADSFRADPRDNKINLGIGVYKDESGKTPVLDTVKKAEKFLLENENTKNYLAISGMPEFGRVTQELLFGKDHEIVTSKRARTAQAPGGTGALRIAADFIANQTNAKRVWISNPTWPNHKNIFEAAGLEVLTYNYYDAASHGMDFAGMLNSLASAVAGDVIVLHGCCHNPTGIDPTSEQWAKLSTLCAEKGLLPVFDFAYQGFAKGLEEDAEGLRIFTKENPEMIVASSYSKNFGLYNERVGACTIIAKDSDNAERAFSQAKAVIRANYSNPPAHGAAVVTTILSDEALKAEWIQELTSMRERIKRMRQLLVNTLEEKGAKQDFSFIINQNGMFSFSGLTKEQVERLRSEFGIYAVSSGRINVAGLTLENMVPLCDAIVKVI, encoded by the coding sequence ATGTTTGAAAAAATTACTGCTGCTCCTGCTGACCCTATTTTAGGCCTTGCTGATAGTTTCCGTGCTGATCCTCGTGATAATAAAATTAACCTCGGTATCGGCGTCTACAAAGACGAATCAGGTAAAACCCCTGTATTAGACACAGTTAAAAAAGCAGAGAAATTTCTGCTAGAAAACGAAAACACCAAAAACTATCTTGCCATCAGTGGTATGCCAGAATTCGGTCGTGTGACCCAAGAGCTGCTATTTGGCAAAGATCATGAAATTGTCACCTCTAAACGTGCTCGTACTGCACAAGCTCCGGGTGGTACAGGCGCACTGCGTATCGCAGCAGATTTTATCGCTAACCAAACCAATGCAAAACGTGTTTGGATCAGTAATCCAACTTGGCCAAACCATAAAAACATTTTTGAAGCCGCTGGGTTAGAAGTCCTCACGTATAACTATTATGATGCAGCAAGCCATGGAATGGATTTTGCTGGTATGCTTAATAGCCTTGCTTCTGCGGTTGCAGGGGATGTCATTGTGCTGCACGGTTGCTGCCATAACCCAACCGGTATTGATCCAACTTCTGAGCAATGGGCTAAATTATCCACCCTGTGTGCAGAAAAAGGTCTACTCCCTGTATTTGATTTTGCCTATCAAGGTTTTGCAAAAGGCTTAGAGGAAGATGCGGAAGGTCTGCGTATCTTTACCAAAGAAAACCCTGAAATGATCGTCGCGAGTTCTTACTCGAAAAACTTTGGCTTATACAATGAGCGTGTTGGTGCCTGTACGATTATCGCTAAAGACAGTGACAACGCAGAACGTGCATTTAGCCAAGCAAAAGCCGTTATTCGTGCTAACTACTCAAACCCACCAGCACATGGTGCAGCAGTTGTTACGACTATTTTGTCTGATGAAGCACTAAAAGCTGAGTGGATCCAAGAATTGACCTCGATGCGTGAGCGTATTAAACGTATGCGCCAACTGCTAGTCAATACCCTTGAAGAAAAAGGCGCTAAGCAGGACTTCAGCTTCATTATAAACCAAAATGGTATGTTCTCCTTCAGTGGGCTAACAAAAGAGCAGGTAGAACGTTTACGTAGTGAATTTGGTATCTATGCAGTGAGCTCTGGACGTATTAACGTCGCAGGCCTAACACTTGAGAACATGGTTCCACTGTGTGACGCTATCGTTAAAGTAATCTAA
- a CDS encoding MBL fold metallo-hydrolase, which translates to MKYMIIPVTPFMQNCHIIWDENTLEAVIVDPGGEAEKLIAAIESRDLKLTKILLTHGHSDHIGASATISKHFSVPIYGPQKEDAFWIENLAQQNAMFNIGDCPDFTPDYWLEEGQTVTCGGLSFDVLHCPGHTPGHIIFVNHADKLISMGDVLFKGGVGRSDFPRGDHQALISSIKNKVLPLGDEYQFISGHGPMSDLGYERKTNPFLQDEQPVW; encoded by the coding sequence ATGAAATATATGATTATCCCAGTAACGCCATTTATGCAAAATTGTCACATTATTTGGGATGAAAATACGTTGGAAGCCGTGATTGTTGACCCAGGCGGTGAAGCAGAGAAACTGATCGCGGCGATTGAAAGTCGTGACCTAAAACTGACTAAAATATTACTGACTCATGGGCATTCTGATCATATTGGTGCGTCTGCAACGATTTCAAAGCATTTTTCTGTGCCAATTTATGGCCCGCAAAAAGAAGATGCATTTTGGATTGAAAATTTAGCCCAACAAAATGCGATGTTTAATATCGGCGATTGTCCTGATTTTACACCTGATTATTGGTTAGAAGAAGGGCAAACAGTAACCTGTGGTGGACTAAGTTTTGATGTATTGCATTGTCCGGGACATACGCCAGGTCATATTATATTTGTTAATCATGCAGACAAACTTATTTCAATGGGCGATGTATTATTTAAAGGTGGTGTGGGGCGTAGCGATTTTCCACGTGGAGACCATCAAGCATTGATTTCTTCAATTAAAAATAAAGTCTTACCATTGGGCGATGAATACCAATTTATATCAGGGCATGGGCCAATGTCTGATCTAGGGTATGAACGTAAAACCAATCCGTTCTTACAAGATGAGCAACCTGTTTGGTAG
- a CDS encoding YcbK family protein, which yields MDIIDQNRRKWLGVGAATLGLSLLPSHVFAAMTTPRPRVLRFQNINTGEFLKTEFFDGRHYNKSELARLNHLFRDHRSDKVKTIDPKLFDQIYLLQMMMGSNKPIQLISGYRSLETNNALRRTSSGVAKKSYHTRGQAMDFHIEGLQLSNIRKAALKMKAGGVGYYPRSNFVHIDTGPARTW from the coding sequence ATGGATATAATTGACCAAAATCGCCGCAAGTGGTTGGGTGTTGGCGCAGCAACCCTTGGGTTGAGTTTATTACCAAGTCATGTATTTGCTGCTATGACTACCCCAAGACCTAGAGTTTTGCGTTTTCAAAATATCAATACAGGTGAATTTTTGAAAACAGAATTTTTTGATGGACGTCATTATAATAAATCAGAGCTTGCTCGGCTAAATCATCTATTCCGTGATCACCGTAGTGATAAAGTAAAAACGATTGATCCTAAATTATTCGATCAAATTTATCTTTTACAGATGATGATGGGGTCAAATAAACCTATTCAACTCATTTCTGGTTACCGTTCTTTAGAAACCAATAATGCATTGCGTCGCACCAGTAGTGGCGTGGCTAAAAAAAGCTACCACACTCGCGGGCAAGCGATGGATTTCCATATTGAAGGTTTGCAGTTGAGTAATATTCGTAAAGCCGCGCTGAAAATGAAAGCGGGTGGTGTAGGGTATTATCCAAGAAGTAATTTTGTGCATATTGATACTGGCCCTGCCCGCACTTGGTAA